The proteins below are encoded in one region of Ostrea edulis chromosome 3, xbOstEdul1.1, whole genome shotgun sequence:
- the LOC125675710 gene encoding uncharacterized protein LOC125675710: MQMRAVNHTRTEFRHWSIKCYLGGSEYAAKGASVTNACLSPDPIFGNWSAVSSSNYMYGSELDSDVAGPGTETQDNTCAVCKSKVHSSSVMIPGRNECYSGWKKQYGGYLVTSPINYSPKETICFNEHPDFIVGGGADNNGNLLYPIQAECGSLECPPYVNGKLLTCVVCTK, from the exons ATGCAAATGAGGGCTGTAAATCACACGAGGACAGAATTCAGACATTGGAGCATCAAAT GCTATCTTGGAGGATCAGAATATGCCGCAAAGGGGGCGTCAGTAACCAATGCATGTCTTTCACCTGACCCAATATTTGGAAACTGGTCAGCGGTGTCATCCTCTAATTATATGTATGGATCGGAACTGGACAGCGATGTTGCTGGACCTGGTACTGAAACCCAGGACAACACATGCGCAGTGTGTAAGAGCAAAGTCCACTCCTCGTCAGTCATGATTCCTGGAAGGAATGAGTGTTATTCTGGTTGGAAGAAACAGTATGGTGGATATCTCGTAACTAGTCCTATAAATTATTCGCCAAAAGAAACAATATGTTTTAATGAGCATCCTGATTTCATCGTTGGAGGTGGAGCTGATAATAATGGAAATCTGCTCTATCCAATCCAAGCAGAATGTGGGTCACTAGAGTGCCCGCCTTATGTAAATGGAAAGTTGTTAACATGTGTTGTATGTacaaagtaa